In Necator americanus strain Aroian chromosome IV, whole genome shotgun sequence, the following proteins share a genomic window:
- a CDS encoding hypothetical protein (NECATOR_CHRIV.G14205.T1) has product MNKCGEQQLLHARSTSVLRCAAGTSRPFPAQVGVYQGSSLSPLLFILCMDTITRESRSSIRGHYSADDVMLASKSRNVLRKQAQSWKDRLQQHGLRLNVSKTEYMECEPRIENCSIRVDGTELNKVDCFRYLGSKVTSRGDVDQDGRARVNAAIMKWKMEICARCNKKFPVLLKSKIWKTVVRPVAPHGCECWPTTKALERVLLVMRMRKLR; this is encoded by the coding sequence ATGAATAAGTGCGGTGAACAACAGCTGCTTCATGCAAGATCTACCAGCGTTCtacgatgtgctgctggaacaagcaggccgtTCCCTGCCCAAGTAGGGGTTTATCAGGGTTCATCACTTTCACCcttgctgttcatactgtgcatggacacgataacaagggaatccagaagcagcatccgtggacacTACtctgccgacgatgtcatgctcgcgtcgaaGTCTCGAAATGTTCTTCGAAAACAAGcccagtcttggaaggatcggctgcagCAACATGGGTTGCGCCTCAAtgtatcaaaaactgagtacatggagtgtgAACCAAGGATAGAGAAttgttcaattcgtgtcgatggcaccgaattaaacaaggtggaCTGTTTCaggtaccttggatccaaagtgacttccagaGGCGACGTTGATCAAGatggtcgagcacgtgttaatgcggcaataatgaaatggaaaatggaaatatgtGCACGGTGCAACAAGAAATTCCCTGTGctactgaagtcgaagatctggaagacggttgtgcgtcctgttgcgcctcacggatgcgagtgctggccgacgaccaaagccttggaaagagtgttgcTCGTCATGAGGATGCGGAAGTTGAGGTAG
- a CDS encoding hypothetical protein (NECATOR_CHRIV.G14206.T1), with translation MKSIVVGRLVLVPSSVFQLRAAVVAANPTSYLRAAVALGRRAAVVARLLLGRFNHATKNLRRLPEAMGIVLVRAMWQKCEGCRLEDGAGQTLDVSAGIVKMKSNKASGPEDIPTDVLKLLGDLGPKRLLCHTMKVFERVLEAPLGKIVSVSLNQCSTIDAIYAVRILLENHREMNRGVHLAFPDLEKAFDRVQHELLCP, from the exons ATGAAGTCAATTGTGGTGGGTCGATTGGTGTTGGTGCCATCCTCCGTCTTTCAGTTGAGGGCCGCAGTTGTTGCTGCAAACCCTACCTCATACCTCAGAGCAGCGGTGGCCCTAGGTCGTCGGGCAGCTGTGGTGGCTAGACTTcttctcggcaggttcaaccatgccacaaag AATCTAAGACGTCTCCCAGAAGCGATGGGCATCGTCCTGGTCCGGGCGATGTGGCAAAAATGCGAGGGTTgccggctagaggacggagcCGGTCAAACAC TCGATGTCAGTGCAGGAATCgtaaaaatgaagtcgaacaaagCAAGTGGTCCTGAAGACATACCTACTGATGTCTTGAAGCTTCTAGGAGATCTAGG gcctaAACGACTGCTGTgtcatacgatgaaggtttttgagcgtgtcctggaagctcctCTGGGGAAGattgtcagcgtttcactcaaccagtgcagcactatagatgctatctaTGCTGTCCGTATCCTCTTGGAGAATCATCGAGAGATGAACCGcggtgtgcatcttgcttttcccgatctcgagaaagctttcgaccgtgtccaacatgagctgttatgtccatga